One genomic window of Hydra vulgaris chromosome 03, alternate assembly HydraT2T_AEP includes the following:
- the LOC136078649 gene encoding zinc finger MYM-type protein 5-like codes for MELLKNGEIRKRDWLIYSSSTGEIFCFFCSLFQDSDDNFRSGFNNWAHELRSIHRHEQSKQHSDAVQCYFGKVTLKRKIDIHLKQQLENEKRYWREVLRRVVECLKFLCSPGLALRGDSKEIGDFSNGNVLGALENLIHSLLNT; via the coding sequence ttgaAAAATGGCGAAATTCGAAAGAGAGACTGGCTTATTTATTCATCATCCACAggagaaatattttgtttcttctGCTCGCTTTTTCAAGATTCAGACGACAATTTCAGATCTGGGTTCAACAACTGGGCACATGAACTGCGTTCTATACATAGACACGAACAAAGCAAGCAGCATTCTGATGCAGTCCAGTGCTATTTTGGaaaagttacattaaaaagaaaaattgatattcatttaaaacagcAGTTGGAGAATGAAAAACGTTACTGGAGGGAAGTTCtgagaagagttgttgaatgcTTGAAGTTTTTGTGCAGTCCAGGTCTAGCTCTTAGAGGTGATTCAAAAGAAATAGGTGACTTCAGTAATGGAAATGTTCTCGGGGCCTTGGAGAATTTGATCCATTCCTTGCTAAACACTTAG